A region from the Dehalococcoides mccartyi CG5 genome encodes:
- a CDS encoding zinc-ribbon domain and TM2 domain-containing protein — translation MYCSKCGKQVDDSVSFCPACGNQLHTSGTTATEYPERKSRIAAGLLGIFLGSIGVHRFYLGYVGIGIAQIIVSFVTLGIGGYIWGLIEGILILTGSFQYDAKGIPLRD, via the coding sequence ATGTATTGTTCCAAATGCGGTAAACAAGTAGATGATAGCGTATCCTTCTGCCCTGCCTGCGGTAATCAGCTCCATACGAGCGGAACAACCGCTACGGAATACCCCGAACGAAAATCCAGGATTGCGGCCGGTTTGCTGGGTATATTTCTGGGAAGTATAGGCGTACACAGATTTTATCTGGGTTACGTGGGTATTGGAATAGCCCAAATTATTGTATCTTTTGTTACTCTGGGCATAGGCGGCTATATCTGGGGCCTTATTGAAGGCATACTTATACTTACCGGCTCATTCCAGTATGACG
- a CDS encoding reductive dehalogenase: MNKFHSSVSRRDFMKGLGIAGAGLGAAAATVPVFHDLDEAVSAPVAGGFRRPWWVKEREYEDPTCEVDWSQIERSDNSWIMHGVRNGVKGGYLFAGQKYLDWQKEGSDQAFNGVKNNEPGLTLRDMALEGGASPLLMGLNKVVNFVLPEIDQDQVLAQFGFTAAAWPNASSFWVASAPPDFWGVPKWQGTPEENSRMLRSAMRFFGASEVRFAELNEKTKKLIFTHHVHNTPIVFEDVDKAYEVAGQKFVLPDKPLYIVSVAVQMSKEMYRQGNAGIRFAANNMRYRLNNVVQVATQSFLKGIGYQGIGYPSESLFHGMMPSQADAILTGFAEMARNNNYCISPEFGTVAGYYSILTDLPLAPDKPIDAGYFRFCHTCRKCAEACPSQAISFDSEPTWDIPPSSVDPAKATLYSTPGKKVFHTDSPACYSRWIGLHGCARCMGTCVFNTNSSAMVHDMVRATIGTTGLFNGFLWNADKAFGYGLIPPEKWEEWWDKDYPVLGQDSTIGSYYGGY; the protein is encoded by the coding sequence ATGAATAAATTCCATTCAAGCGTAAGCCGCCGGGATTTTATGAAAGGGCTGGGAATAGCCGGGGCAGGATTGGGAGCTGCGGCAGCTACCGTGCCGGTTTTTCATGATTTGGATGAAGCTGTCTCTGCGCCTGTAGCTGGCGGTTTCAGACGCCCGTGGTGGGTTAAGGAACGTGAATATGAAGACCCTACCTGCGAAGTAGACTGGAGCCAGATAGAGCGTTCGGACAATTCGTGGATTATGCACGGGGTGCGGAACGGGGTAAAGGGCGGTTACCTGTTTGCCGGGCAGAAATACCTTGACTGGCAGAAGGAAGGTTCTGACCAGGCTTTTAACGGGGTTAAAAACAATGAACCCGGCCTTACTCTTCGGGATATGGCCCTTGAGGGCGGCGCATCTCCATTGCTTATGGGTTTAAACAAAGTGGTTAATTTTGTGTTGCCTGAAATTGACCAGGATCAGGTTCTGGCTCAGTTCGGCTTTACCGCTGCTGCTTGGCCCAATGCCTCGTCTTTCTGGGTGGCATCCGCCCCGCCGGATTTCTGGGGAGTACCGAAGTGGCAGGGCACACCCGAAGAAAATTCTCGCATGCTGCGTTCAGCCATGCGTTTCTTTGGTGCTTCCGAGGTGCGTTTTGCCGAGTTGAATGAAAAAACCAAGAAACTCATTTTTACCCATCATGTACACAATACACCCATTGTATTTGAAGATGTAGACAAGGCTTATGAAGTTGCAGGCCAAAAGTTTGTTCTGCCCGACAAGCCGCTTTATATCGTCAGTGTAGCCGTTCAGATGAGCAAGGAAATGTACCGCCAGGGTAATGCCGGCATTCGTTTTGCCGCTAATAACATGCGGTACCGCCTTAATAATGTGGTGCAGGTAGCTACCCAGTCATTTTTAAAAGGCATCGGTTATCAGGGTATCGGATATCCTTCGGAGTCTCTTTTCCATGGTATGATGCCTTCTCAGGCTGATGCCATTCTGACCGGTTTTGCCGAAATGGCAAGGAATAACAACTACTGCATAAGCCCGGAATTCGGGACGGTGGCTGGTTATTACAGTATTCTTACAGATCTGCCTCTGGCTCCGGACAAGCCGATAGATGCAGGCTATTTCCGTTTCTGCCATACCTGCCGGAAATGTGCTGAGGCTTGCCCCTCCCAGGCTATCTCTTTTGACAGCGAACCTACCTGGGATATACCCCCATCTTCAGTAGATCCTGCCAAGGCAACACTGTACTCCACTCCGGGCAAAAAAGTTTTCCATACAGATTCACCTGCCTGTTATTCAAGATGGATAGGCCTGCATGGCTGTGCCCGCTGTATGGGTACTTGTGTGTTTAATACCAATAGCAGTGCCATGGTACATGATATGGTTCGGGCTACAATAGGTACTACCGGACTGTTTAACGGCTTCCTTTGGAATGCAGATAAAGCCTTTGGTTACGGGCTGATACCTCCGGAGAAATGGGAAGAGTGGTGGGACAAGGATTACCCCGTGCTCGGTCAGGATAGCACCATTGGTTCTTATTACGGCGGGTATTAA
- a CDS encoding response regulator transcription factor → MKLLLIEDDAEIIDVVCTIFQISCPNSRVLSASNGRRGIETVESANPDIILLDLGLPDMNGFDVLKQIRTFSDTPIIILTVRGDESDVVRGLTLGANDYIIKPFRQMELLARVRRLLTKKQINGEDLSITCGKMHFGSSIRELWINGTLVNLTVSEGRIIYMLMKNHDKTVSYEDLSELLWGDYYPEARSNLKTHILRLRNKIEDTASDPKLLINSPNHGYILKTID, encoded by the coding sequence ATGAAACTGTTGTTAATTGAGGATGATGCTGAAATAATTGATGTGGTATGCACAATATTTCAAATAAGCTGCCCAAATTCACGCGTGCTTTCTGCCTCAAATGGCAGAAGGGGTATAGAAACAGTCGAATCAGCTAACCCTGATATTATCTTACTGGATTTGGGGCTACCCGATATGAATGGTTTTGATGTTCTGAAGCAAATACGCACTTTTTCAGATACACCAATAATAATCCTGACAGTACGCGGAGATGAAAGTGATGTTGTCAGAGGTTTAACCTTAGGTGCGAATGATTATATTATTAAACCGTTCCGCCAAATGGAATTACTAGCCAGAGTCAGGCGATTATTAACTAAAAAGCAAATAAACGGTGAGGACCTATCCATCACTTGTGGTAAAATGCATTTTGGTTCATCAATTAGAGAACTATGGATAAATGGCACACTGGTAAATCTCACCGTAAGTGAAGGTCGCATTATTTATATGCTCATGAAAAACCATGATAAAACGGTTAGCTATGAAGATTTATCGGAATTACTTTGGGGAGATTATTACCCAGAGGCACGCAGTAATTTAAAAACTCACATTTTAAGATTGCGCAACAAAATCGAAGATACAGCATCCGATCCAAAGCTTTTGATCAATAGTCCTAATCATGGATATATTTTAAAGACTATTGATTAA
- a CDS encoding FMN-binding protein, protein MKTTIGIKQIIIGMAVISLLAAFVIGRLPKSTSIESYLPDTSDTVCAYDLAKFEAPSNYLFESLDTAGNTVGYITLTEGRGYGGILLVEIVWSLDGAILSITVPEQQEGNAWWAKLEDHDFFDQYIGRQFDTGLILGDDIDVVSGATISSTGVALGVYQGRALLADELGESYPAPMEIVKFGIGEILLISGLIMTVLFRTFAVFRKRKWLRYITLTLGLGVLGFWLSRPLSLTNIVAWLIGSPPNLPNNLFLYILVLGVVGLVLLTGKNFYCFWLCPFSAVQEVTYRIGGQIGLKPKPKTYKFLRNIRFLLLWAALMLVFWFTNPSLAVFEPWGTLFSQVGGIDQWLLLILTITFSFFIFSPWCFYICPVGAFLDIVIKVRKGGISLWKKLKVFRVKRLAEDKA, encoded by the coding sequence ATGAAAACTACAATTGGAATCAAGCAAATAATAATAGGCATGGCGGTGATAAGTCTTCTAGCGGCCTTTGTTATTGGGCGATTGCCTAAATCGACCAGCATTGAGTCATATTTGCCGGATACTTCCGATACCGTATGTGCTTATGACCTGGCTAAATTTGAAGCTCCGAGTAATTACCTCTTTGAATCCTTGGACACTGCTGGGAATACTGTCGGTTACATAACTCTGACAGAGGGCAGGGGTTATGGCGGTATTTTGCTTGTTGAGATAGTGTGGTCACTGGACGGGGCAATCTTGTCCATTACTGTTCCCGAGCAACAGGAGGGTAATGCTTGGTGGGCTAAACTGGAAGATCATGATTTCTTTGATCAATACATAGGACGGCAGTTTGATACTGGATTGATACTTGGTGATGATATTGATGTGGTTTCCGGAGCTACCATCTCCAGTACAGGCGTAGCTTTGGGAGTATATCAGGGTAGAGCCTTGTTGGCAGATGAACTGGGCGAGTCATATCCGGCACCTATGGAGATCGTAAAATTTGGTATTGGTGAAATCCTGCTGATATCCGGATTGATTATGACTGTATTATTCCGGACTTTTGCTGTTTTTCGAAAGAGGAAATGGCTACGCTATATCACTTTAACTTTGGGGTTGGGAGTTTTGGGATTCTGGTTATCCCGTCCATTGAGTCTGACCAATATAGTTGCGTGGTTGATAGGGTCACCACCTAACCTGCCTAATAATCTGTTCTTGTACATACTGGTTTTGGGAGTGGTAGGCCTGGTTTTATTGACCGGCAAGAATTTTTATTGTTTCTGGCTGTGTCCGTTTTCGGCAGTTCAGGAAGTGACCTATAGAATCGGTGGACAGATTGGACTCAAACCTAAGCCCAAAACCTACAAGTTCCTCAGGAATATACGCTTCCTGTTGTTATGGGCGGCTCTGATGCTGGTTTTCTGGTTTACCAATCCCTCGCTGGCTGTTTTTGAACCTTGGGGTACATTATTTAGCCAGGTAGGGGGAATAGATCAGTGGTTACTTCTTATTCTTACTATAACCTTTAGCTTCTTTATTTTCAGTCCATGGTGCTTCTACATCTGCCCGGTGGGGGCATTTCTGGATATTGTCATCAAAGTACGCAAGGGAGGAATCAGTCTGTGGAAAAAGCTCAAAGTATTCCGGGTAAAGAGGTTGGCAGAGGACAAAGCATAG
- a CDS encoding PAS domain-containing sensor histidine kinase, producing MRFKEHLMKMPSPERIGTADYCSQIVKIMQHNTLVGITIVDQKMHQIIRVNQALCKMLGYRKKELLGKTMFDITHPDDMEISYKHAMKIWDDEHCYSKIIKRYSKKDGGCIWAESEGFLLKDNADNGILSVTFIKDITKETTLSSSTPLSISSNPASSSQENPDIDVNKLLSDEINKRKLIYNQLMVSYENEKKLRKRIQTEMKSRLEFTRIVVHDLKTPLTSIISSSGVLSNIAADGKYKALASNIYESTMNLNIRLDELLDMAQCEVRDPKLNKSRFNIKEMLEHIISIQQEICNTNHIVFNIVIAPEVTFIIADEDRLKQILDNLIDNAIKYSADSGIISINISHDQNNVLFSISDSGIGIEPGEIKNIFKPYYRVENRQRKLQGLGLGLSIVRTYVKLHGGRIWVESECGKGTTFLFTIPQPPSKATPA from the coding sequence ATGAGATTTAAGGAGCACCTGATGAAAATGCCTTCACCAGAACGGATTGGAACAGCTGATTATTGCAGCCAGATTGTTAAAATAATGCAGCATAACACTCTGGTAGGAATAACTATTGTGGATCAGAAGATGCACCAGATAATCCGAGTTAACCAGGCTTTGTGCAAGATGCTCGGATACAGGAAAAAAGAACTTCTGGGTAAAACCATGTTTGATATTACCCACCCGGATGATATGGAAATCAGCTACAAGCACGCCATGAAAATCTGGGACGATGAACACTGTTATTCAAAAATCATTAAACGCTACTCTAAAAAAGACGGCGGATGTATCTGGGCAGAATCAGAGGGCTTTCTTTTAAAAGACAACGCTGACAACGGAATTTTGAGTGTCACTTTTATAAAAGATATTACTAAAGAAACCACCTTGTCATCTTCAACACCTCTCAGTATTTCAAGCAATCCCGCTTCATCCAGCCAGGAGAACCCTGACATTGATGTAAACAAACTATTGTCTGACGAGATTAATAAACGCAAACTCATTTATAACCAGCTTATGGTGTCTTATGAAAATGAAAAGAAACTGCGCAAACGAATACAGACAGAAATGAAAAGCCGTCTGGAATTTACCCGAATTGTAGTCCACGACTTAAAAACACCCCTTACCTCCATAATTTCATCCAGCGGGGTACTTTCCAATATAGCCGCTGATGGAAAATACAAGGCACTGGCTTCCAATATTTATGAAAGTACTATGAATTTAAATATCCGCCTTGACGAACTTCTGGATATGGCTCAGTGTGAAGTCAGAGACCCAAAACTAAACAAAAGCCGTTTCAACATCAAAGAAATGCTGGAGCATATAATCTCCATCCAGCAGGAAATATGCAATACCAACCATATTGTTTTTAATATAGTTATTGCACCCGAAGTAACGTTTATAATTGCTGATGAAGACCGTTTAAAGCAAATTCTGGATAATCTGATAGATAACGCCATAAAATACTCTGCAGATTCCGGGATTATATCTATCAATATCAGCCATGACCAGAATAATGTCCTTTTTTCTATTTCAGACAGCGGTATCGGGATAGAACCAGGCGAGATTAAGAACATATTCAAGCCCTATTACCGGGTGGAAAACAGGCAGAGGAAGCTACAAGGGCTGGGGCTGGGGCTCAGCATTGTAAGAACATACGTCAAACTGCATGGCGGACGTATCTGGGTTGAAAGTGAATGCGGCAAGGGCACCACCTTCCTGTTTACCATCCCGCAACCGCCATCAAAGGCAACACCGGCATGA
- a CDS encoding diphthine--ammonia ligase translates to MKKAFVSWSGGKDCSLSLLRALRDGYEVQCLASMFTEGTGRLYPHHFTPQLLESQAEAIGIPLEITWTNGQEYTSNYIKMLKRFREEGITVAVFGDVSVGNPDALEHRMWVERVCQAADMEVLLPLWDEDRESIIGDLIDSGFETLIVAADDSKLGRSWLGRKLDYTLFNELKSLHTTSPDGKIGLYHTLTVDGPIFKKKLEIADRKTVYKECGLYDGKPTIAPFWYLELSDCFLVEKPLLVAEDIGVETS, encoded by the coding sequence ATGAAAAAGGCCTTTGTATCCTGGAGTGGAGGCAAGGACTGTTCATTATCGTTACTAAGGGCGCTGAGGGACGGCTACGAGGTGCAGTGTTTAGCCAGTATGTTTACCGAAGGGACGGGCAGGCTTTACCCTCATCATTTCACGCCTCAATTACTTGAGAGCCAGGCGGAAGCCATTGGCATACCGCTGGAAATAACCTGGACAAACGGACAGGAGTATACCAGTAACTATATCAAGATGCTAAAGCGTTTTAGGGAAGAGGGCATCACGGTTGCCGTGTTCGGGGATGTGAGTGTGGGTAACCCGGACGCTCTGGAGCACCGGATGTGGGTGGAAAGGGTTTGCCAGGCCGCTGATATGGAAGTACTGCTGCCCTTATGGGATGAAGACCGCGAATCCATAATCGGTGACCTTATAGATTCGGGATTTGAAACCCTTATTGTAGCCGCCGATGACAGTAAATTAGGCAGGAGCTGGTTGGGCAGGAAACTTGATTATACACTCTTTAATGAACTCAAATCCCTGCACACAACTTCACCTGACGGCAAGATAGGGCTTTATCATACCCTGACGGTGGATGGGCCTATCTTCAAAAAGAAGCTGGAGATAGCTGACCGGAAGACCGTTTACAAGGAATGCGGCCTATATGACGGCAAACCCACTATAGCTCCGTTCTGGTATCTGGAACTCAGTGATTGTTTTCTGGTTGAGAAGCCGTTGCTGGTTGCAGAAGATATCGGGGTAGAAACGTCATGA
- a CDS encoding response regulator transcription factor — translation MKLLFIEDDKKIVESIFLLFKSFWPDMETKAVHLGKTGIETAYKEDFDIAIIDLGLPDIDGINVLKQIRAFSSLPILILTARNNEQEIFTAFELGADDYITKPFQPLELIARVKSLLKRLSRASQDLGVKYGHWKFGTSLKEISYNNIRVNLTVTEGQLLHILLTKAGSTVSYADISKSIWGRNEYYAKETIKTHIMRIRQKLSRIDNSKEFIINIPGVGYQIVE, via the coding sequence ATGAAACTGCTATTTATAGAAGACGATAAGAAAATAGTTGAATCTATCTTCTTACTATTCAAATCCTTTTGGCCGGATATGGAAACCAAAGCTGTACACTTGGGTAAAACCGGCATTGAGACTGCTTATAAAGAGGACTTTGACATTGCCATAATAGACCTGGGACTGCCTGATATTGATGGCATAAATGTCCTCAAACAAATACGGGCATTTTCCAGTCTACCCATACTTATTTTAACCGCCAGAAATAATGAACAGGAGATTTTTACCGCTTTTGAATTAGGTGCAGATGATTATATTACCAAACCTTTTCAGCCGCTGGAACTTATAGCCAGAGTAAAATCCCTGTTAAAACGCCTAAGCAGAGCCAGCCAGGACCTGGGAGTTAAATACGGGCACTGGAAATTTGGTACCAGCCTGAAGGAAATATCTTATAACAATATTCGCGTAAATTTAACCGTTACAGAAGGCCAGCTGCTGCACATTTTGTTGACCAAAGCCGGAAGTACTGTCAGTTATGCTGATATATCCAAATCAATTTGGGGGCGCAACGAATATTATGCCAAAGAAACTATTAAAACCCACATTATGAGGATAAGACAAAAACTAAGCCGTATTGATAATTCCAAAGAATTTATCATAAATATACCCGGAGTTGGCTACCAGATAGTTGAATAA
- a CDS encoding reductive dehalogenase, producing MQGFHSALSRRDFMKGIGLTGAGFGIAAATAPVFRDLDEGASTAANTYKKNPWWVKERNYCDPTTPIDWDVWKPFDATTYDYIGGQYSDEYLAQIGIPSVLNESVAKRHERITSRLGKPGYSMQDWAFCQGAKNVTSSMCYNEFGQGRSMFLGDKKMMDSIMTPEQIGLAKYEGTPEYNALMLKSAIRFFGGTDIRCLPVDDKTKRVLNIGENQHPDQPYVWEDGISWPYETRTKRAIPNQGAHILVFSYNGSYDGTVRSPSWISNGVAFNQCLSGDAIQLYLQRFVKGLGYWLVGGDDFPGIASYPGAGALSGFGEIGRIGHAVGWDKWMRCTRLMITNLPLPADNPIDFGVVSFCTTSCKKCAEFCPVSAIKMDQEPSWELATDPSNPYLKPQNFNNPGRKTWYLNQAGCFSNWCLTDTFCGICMGECVFNKLADSSIHEIVKPIIANTTLLDGFFFNMDKAFGYGCLPEDKWEDWWTLGEKMPIHGI from the coding sequence ATGCAAGGATTCCATTCTGCTTTATCAAGACGAGACTTTATGAAGGGTATTGGGTTGACTGGCGCAGGTTTTGGTATTGCCGCTGCTACAGCTCCGGTATTCAGAGATTTGGATGAAGGTGCTTCCACAGCCGCTAATACTTACAAGAAAAATCCTTGGTGGGTCAAAGAGCGCAATTATTGTGATCCTACTACCCCTATAGACTGGGATGTATGGAAACCGTTTGATGCTACTACTTATGACTATATCGGCGGGCAGTATTCTGATGAATATTTAGCTCAAATTGGTATACCTTCTGTACTTAATGAAAGTGTAGCAAAGAGGCACGAGCGTATAACTTCTCGTTTGGGTAAACCCGGTTACTCCATGCAGGACTGGGCTTTTTGCCAGGGAGCCAAAAACGTAACCTCTTCTATGTGCTATAACGAATTTGGTCAGGGTCGGTCAATGTTCCTAGGTGACAAGAAAATGATGGATTCCATCATGACTCCGGAACAGATCGGCTTGGCCAAGTACGAAGGTACTCCCGAGTACAATGCCCTTATGCTCAAGAGTGCTATCCGCTTCTTTGGTGGTACCGATATCCGGTGTTTACCTGTTGATGACAAGACTAAAAGAGTCCTGAATATTGGTGAAAACCAGCACCCTGACCAGCCTTATGTCTGGGAAGACGGCATATCCTGGCCGTATGAAACCAGAACAAAGAGGGCTATTCCGAATCAAGGTGCCCATATTTTGGTATTCAGCTACAACGGTTCGTATGACGGCACTGTACGCAGCCCGTCCTGGATATCCAACGGCGTAGCTTTCAATCAGTGTCTTTCCGGTGATGCTATTCAGCTTTATCTCCAGCGTTTTGTAAAGGGACTGGGTTACTGGCTGGTAGGTGGCGATGATTTCCCCGGTATAGCCAGCTACCCCGGCGCAGGCGCTCTATCCGGTTTCGGAGAAATCGGCCGTATAGGTCATGCAGTCGGCTGGGACAAATGGATGCGTTGCACCCGCTTGATGATTACCAATCTGCCTTTGCCAGCTGATAATCCTATCGATTTTGGTGTTGTGTCATTTTGCACTACCAGCTGTAAGAAATGCGCCGAATTCTGCCCTGTTAGCGCTATCAAAATGGATCAAGAGCCCAGCTGGGAATTAGCAACTGATCCTTCCAACCCATATTTAAAGCCCCAGAACTTCAACAACCCCGGTAGGAAGACTTGGTATCTGAATCAGGCCGGCTGTTTCTCCAACTGGTGTTTGACCGATACTTTCTGCGGTATTTGTATGGGAGAGTGCGTATTTAACAAGCTGGCTGATTCCAGTATCCATGAGATTGTTAAACCGATTATTGCCAATACCACTTTACTGGATGGCTTCTTCTTTAATATGGATAAAGCCTTTGGTTATGGTTGCTTGCCGGAAGACAAGTGGGAAGATTGGTGGACCTTGGGCGAAAAGATGCCCATACATGGTATCTAG
- a CDS encoding DUF1638 domain-containing protein — MKIGLVTCASMLDQVRQIVPLIPKDQFVIYPVLPCCLFAISGDTIRNQVDKSVLANEATIIIYGSCHPELNGLLDMYCDSNIRKIEGNNCWEMLLGPEQVEKYLNQNSWLGNKAFLTKWNKEISESFGYDTRNGKVASSCGIKELTVFRFENPQPDEKIVKREAASAGLPYSIHDESLEHLRNLIQAAVDKVHIENESRITLGLSPKPELIPISLLETMREIIYIIDKPGKEVTFISPIIEKLLSITTKEFKLTFLSTQNKGGYLYKKRT, encoded by the coding sequence ATGAAAATAGGTCTGGTTACCTGTGCCTCCATGCTGGATCAAGTCAGACAAATTGTTCCGCTTATACCAAAAGACCAATTTGTTATCTACCCGGTATTGCCCTGCTGTCTGTTCGCCATAAGTGGCGACACAATACGCAACCAAGTAGACAAATCAGTGTTGGCCAATGAGGCTACTATTATAATATACGGGTCTTGCCATCCTGAATTGAACGGATTACTGGATATGTACTGTGATAGCAATATCCGAAAAATTGAGGGTAATAATTGTTGGGAAATGTTATTAGGCCCTGAACAGGTGGAAAAATATCTTAACCAAAATTCATGGCTGGGAAACAAGGCTTTTTTGACCAAATGGAACAAAGAGATCTCAGAAAGTTTTGGTTATGATACCCGAAATGGCAAGGTTGCATCCAGTTGCGGCATCAAAGAGTTAACGGTTTTCAGGTTCGAAAACCCCCAACCAGATGAAAAAATTGTAAAAAGAGAAGCCGCGAGCGCCGGCCTTCCATACAGTATCCATGATGAAAGTCTGGAACATCTGAGGAATTTAATCCAGGCTGCAGTTGACAAAGTCCATATTGAAAATGAAAGCCGGATTACTTTAGGTTTATCTCCCAAACCAGAGTTAATTCCCATCTCGCTGCTTGAAACCATGAGGGAAATTATCTATATAATCGACAAGCCAGGCAAAGAGGTGACTTTTATCAGCCCCATAATTGAGAAATTACTAAGTATAACTACTAAAGAATTTAAACTGACATTCCTGTCAACCCAAAATAAAGGTGGATATTTATACAAAAAAAGAACCTAA
- a CDS encoding radical SAM protein yields the protein MKTNIYHITHTPTTGSVSLRFWGCNMSCHGCLCKEGIYDHLLKENRFDKLLQAKNTSKPGRLLELDEVLARLDELQPKKIFLTGEEASLDPNYAAITKAFHQRFNCENVLYTNGFKIPEIEDTDAVEVGIKAISEELHQWYTERSVEPIKQNFIRYAHSEVKLTAASILIPGLVEIEEIERIAQFIASVNPDIPYFVLPYFPAGDNNWRKTRPEEVAEAVERVSRYLTNVSGCRGVEQEILYEVERVV from the coding sequence ATGAAAACTAACATTTACCACATCACCCATACCCCGACTACCGGGAGTGTATCCCTGCGTTTCTGGGGTTGCAACATGAGTTGTCACGGGTGCCTGTGTAAAGAGGGGATTTATGACCACCTTCTTAAAGAGAACAGGTTCGATAAATTGCTTCAAGCGAAAAATACATCCAAGCCCGGACGCCTCCTGGAACTGGATGAAGTACTGGCCAGACTGGATGAACTGCAACCCAAAAAGATATTCCTGACCGGAGAAGAGGCCTCTCTTGACCCGAATTATGCCGCTATCACCAAAGCGTTCCACCAGCGTTTTAACTGTGAAAATGTTTTGTATACCAATGGCTTTAAGATACCTGAAATTGAAGATACGGATGCAGTTGAAGTAGGAATCAAGGCTATTTCCGAGGAACTGCACCAGTGGTATACCGAGCGCTCGGTTGAGCCGATAAAACAAAATTTCATCCGCTATGCCCACTCAGAGGTTAAGCTTACGGCAGCCTCTATACTTATACCCGGTCTGGTAGAAATTGAAGAAATTGAGCGGATAGCTCAATTCATCGCCAGCGTCAACCCGGATATTCCTTACTTTGTTTTGCCATACTTTCCGGCCGGTGATAATAACTGGCGCAAGACCAGGCCGGAAGAGGTTGCTGAAGCGGTTGAAAGAGTAAGCCGCTATCTGACTAACGTATCCGGCTGCCGGGGTGTTGAACAGGAAATACTCTATGAAGTGGAACGGGTGGTTTAA
- a CDS encoding sensor histidine kinase, whose product MYQNEASLRHELETQIQNRIEFTRALVHELKTPLTPIMAASDTLSSGLKQEPWLNLAQNINKGALNLNKRIDELLDLARGEIGVLQIKKIPIDCIELSSDIIQYVDAKVRKANLRLVFEHDDKTIFIEADPDRLRQVLLNLLSNAIKYTPEPGLIKLRCFRTLTDVVFQIIDSGIGISSSDRAYLFEPYHRLERDRERFDGMGLGLALSKRFVELHGGKIWVENANEHGSIFTFTIPILISVKPVYLKPSLKNKGKLYETVVN is encoded by the coding sequence TTGTACCAAAATGAAGCTTCTTTACGCCATGAACTGGAAACCCAAATTCAAAACCGGATCGAATTTACTAGAGCTCTGGTTCATGAATTAAAGACTCCCCTTACGCCAATAATGGCGGCCAGTGACACACTTTCTTCGGGCTTAAAACAAGAACCCTGGCTTAATTTAGCTCAGAACATTAATAAGGGAGCGCTTAATCTGAATAAACGGATTGATGAACTCCTGGATTTAGCTCGGGGAGAAATAGGTGTTCTCCAAATTAAAAAAATCCCCATCGATTGCATCGAATTATCTTCCGACATTATACAGTACGTTGATGCCAAAGTCAGAAAGGCAAATCTCCGGTTAGTGTTTGAACATGACGATAAAACCATATTTATAGAAGCAGATCCTGATAGATTAAGGCAAGTTTTACTTAATCTTTTAAGCAATGCTATTAAATATACCCCTGAACCGGGACTAATAAAGCTTAGATGCTTCAGAACATTAACCGATGTTGTATTCCAGATTATTGACTCAGGTATCGGTATATCGTCATCAGATAGGGCCTATTTATTCGAACCTTATCACAGATTGGAGAGAGATAGGGAGAGATTTGATGGCATGGGATTAGGCTTAGCATTATCCAAGAGATTTGTAGAACTCCACGGGGGCAAAATATGGGTAGAAAATGCCAATGAACATGGCAGTATATTTACCTTCACTATACCAATATTAATTTCAGTTAAACCAGTTTACCTCAAACCCAGCCTTAAGAATAAAGGAAAGTTATATGAAACTGTTGTTAATTGA